In a single window of the Vitis vinifera cultivar Pinot Noir 40024 chromosome 6, ASM3070453v1 genome:
- the LOC100854827 gene encoding L-ascorbate oxidase homolog translates to MGGSRVLLALLLCLSAGSFLVRGEDPYFFYTWNVTYGTISPLGVPQQGILINGEFPGPRINCSSNNNIVINVFNNLDEPLLFTWNGIQQRKNSWQDGLPGTNCPIQPGTNFTYRFQVKDQIGTYFYFPSLGMQRAAGGIGGLRVNSRLLIPVPFDDPEDDYTVLIGDWYKKSHTVLKKKLDSGHSIGRPDGVQINGKSEDKDEPLFTMKPGLTYRYRICNVGIKSSLNFRIQGHTMKLVELEGSHTVQNVYDSLDVHLGQCYSVLVTANQDPKDYYMVASTRFLKQVYTAKRIIRYTNGKGPASPELPEPPSGWIWSLNQFRSFRWNLTASAARPNPQGSYHYGFINITRTIKIVNSASTVDGKLRYAINGVSHTDPTTPPKLAEYFGVVDKVFKYNTMVDDPPPESAEKIVITPNVLNITFRTFVEIIFENHEKSIQSWHLNGYSFFAVAMEPGRWNPDKRKNYNLLDAVSRNTIQVYPGSWTAILLTFDNAGLWNLRSETWERNYLGQQLYVSVLSPARSLRDEYNIPDVAELCGIVKGLPKPQPYTI, encoded by the exons ATGGGTGGGAGTCGGGTTCTTTTAGCTTTGTTATTATGCCTTTCGGCAGGGTCCTTTTTGGTCCGCGGTGAAGACCCTTACTTCTTCTACACCTGGAACGTCACCTATGGGACTATCTCTCCTTTAGGTGTACCGCAGCAAGGCATTCTCATCAATGGTGAATTTCCTGGACCAAGAATCAATTGCTCCTCCAACAACAATATCGTTATCAATGTCTTTAACAATCTTGATGAACCACTGCTTTTTACATG GAATGGTATCCAACAAAGGAAGAACTCTTGGCAGGACGGATTGCCTGGAACCAATTGCCCAATTCAGCCTGGGACTAATTTCACTTACCGCTTTCAAGTGAAGGACCAGATTGGAACCTATTTCTACTTCCCCAGTTTAGGCATGCAAAGGGCAGCTGGTGGCATTGGTGGCCTTCGTGTCAACAGTCGTCTGCTCATTCCAGTTCCTTTTGATGATCCAGAAGACGACTACACTGTCCTTATTGGAGACTGGTACAAAAAGAGTCATACTGTCCTGAAGAAGAAACTAGATAGCGGTCATTCAATCGGAAGGCCTGATGGTGTCCAAATCAATGGAAAATCAGAAGATAAGGATGAGCCGCTTTTCACCATGAAGCCTGGTCTGACTTACAGGTATAGGATTTGTAACGTAGGGATTAAAAGTTCTCTCAACTTCAGGATCCAAGGTCACACAATGAAGCTAGTGGAGTTGGAAGGATCCCATACTGTTCAAAATGTATACGACTCCCTTGACGTGCATCTTGGCCAATGCTATTCAGTGTTGGTCACTGCTAACCAAGACCCCAAGGATTATTATATGGTAGCCTCCACTCGGTTTCTCAAACAAGTTTATACTGCTAAACGCATTATCCGTTACACCAACGGCAAGGGCCCAGCCTCACCAGAACTACCTGAGCCTCCTAGTGGTTGGATTTGGTCTCTCAATCAATTCCGTTCATTTCGATGGAACCTCACAGCAAGTGCTGCCCGACCTAACCCTCAAGGTTCCTACCATTATGGTTTTATTAACATTACTCGCACCATCAAGATTGTCAACTCTGCCAGCACTGTGGATGGCAAGCTTCGTTATGCCATTAATGGCGTCTCACATACAGATCCAACCACCCCCCCTAAACTTGCTGAGTACTTTGGAGTAGTAGATAAGGTGTTCAAGTATAATACTATGGTGGACGACCCACCGCCGGAAAGTGCCGAAAAGATTGTCATAACACCCAATGTCCTTAACATCACGTTCCGCACATTTGTGGAGATTATTTTTGAGAATCATGAGAAGAGCATCCAGTCATGGCATTTGAATGGCTACTCCTTCTTTGCAGTCGC TATGGAGCCAGGGAGGTGGAACCCAGATAAAAGGAAGAACTACAATCTTCTTGATGCTGTGAGTAGAAACACAATCCAAGTATACCCAGGCTCATGGACAGCAATCTTGCTGACCTTTGATAATGCTGGACTGTGGAACCTGAGGTCAGAAACGTGGGAGAGGAATTACTTGGGACAACAACTCTACGTAAGTGTTTTATCCCCAGCACGGTCCCTCAGAGATGAATACAACATCCCTGACGTGGCGGAACTATGTGGTATTGTTAAAGGCCTTCCCAAGCCCCAGCCTTACACCATTTAA